The Proteus sp. ZN5 genome includes the window TAACCCCCATAGCACTTCATCTTAATAAGAAAAAATCAAACCTTAGTCTGAATTTTATAGAAGTTATCCACGTTTATAGTGAGGATAATGGGAATAATAATGTAATATATTCCAGCACTTTTGTGGCGTCTGTGGTTGAGTTGTGGGATGATTAGCCCATTAATCTTGGGGGTGGTAATGGGGAAATTAACAGTCTTACTTCTGATTTTACTTGGCTGGCTACAATATTCATTGTGGTTAGGTAAAAATGGTATCCATGATTACAACAAAGTAACTCAAGAAGTTGAATCTGCATTGGCGCAAAATACGCAGTTAAAAGAGCGTAATGATCGTCTATTTGCAGAGATTGATGACCTCAATGGCGGGCAAGAAGCGTTAGAAGAGCGTGCTCGTAGTGAATTAGGAATGATAAAGCCTAATGAGACATTTTTCCGTATTGTGAGCGATAAATCTCAACCACGTCGTTAATTTATTGAATTAATAGTGTGTCCTGATACAAATATCATAATGAATATAACAAACTCTACTCTTCCTATTGTTGCCGTTATTCCGGCAGCCGGTATCGGAAGTCGAATG containing:
- the ftsB gene encoding cell division protein FtsB, with translation MGKLTVLLLILLGWLQYSLWLGKNGIHDYNKVTQEVESALAQNTQLKERNDRLFAEIDDLNGGQEALEERARSELGMIKPNETFFRIVSDKSQPRR